Proteins co-encoded in one Vibrio fortis genomic window:
- a CDS encoding TIGR04211 family SH3 domain-containing protein, whose protein sequence is MKKLISFVLFAMLAAPAAFAQDRYIADKLFTYMHSGPNNTYRIIGSVDAGQKITFLQANKQTGYTQIQDNRGRKGWVESKFVTSQESMALRMPKLEKELAEVKAKLANARQSADSEKAGLISSLDSRNTQISELEQNYSEISQQLTSVQTENRELRAKLDTQKDDLLLKYFMYGGGVAGLGLLFGLILPHLIPRKRKSPNGWA, encoded by the coding sequence GTGAAAAAACTGATTAGCTTCGTTTTGTTCGCAATGCTTGCAGCCCCAGCTGCGTTTGCACAAGACCGTTATATTGCTGATAAACTATTTACTTATATGCACTCTGGCCCAAACAACACCTACCGTATTATTGGTAGTGTCGATGCCGGTCAAAAAATCACATTCCTACAAGCAAATAAGCAAACTGGTTACACCCAAATTCAAGACAATCGTGGCCGCAAAGGCTGGGTTGAGAGCAAATTCGTTACTTCTCAAGAAAGCATGGCACTGCGCATGCCTAAGCTAGAAAAAGAGCTAGCAGAAGTGAAAGCGAAACTGGCTAACGCACGTCAAAGCGCTGATAGCGAAAAAGCGGGCCTAATCAGCTCTCTTGATTCTCGCAACACTCAAATTTCTGAGCTAGAGCAGAACTACAGCGAAATCAGTCAACAGCTGACAAGCGTTCAAACCGAAAACCGTGAGCTACGCGCTAAGCTAGACACGCAGAAAGATGACCTACTATTGAAGTACTTCATGTACGGCGGCGGTGTTGCTGGCCTAGGTCTGTTGTTTGGTCTGATTCTTCCGCACCTAATCCCGCGTAAGAGAAAATCACCAAACGGTTGGGCGTAA
- a CDS encoding inorganic phosphate transporter: protein MDILANYGTVLILIAAAFGFLMAIGIGANDVANAMGTSVGSKALTVKQAIIIAMIFEFAGAYLAGGEVTDTIRKGVIETSLFAHQPDVLVFGMMSALLAAGTWLLLASYMGWPVSTTHSIIGAIIGFACVSVGTEAVDWGSVQGIVGSWIITPVISGFFAYVIFVSAQRLIFDTENPLFNAKRFVPVYMFITTMVIALVTIKKGLKHVGLHLSNTEAWVWAAGVSAIVMVGGYLYIQKKFANREEDHSFAGVEGIFSVLMVITACAMAFAHGSNDVANAIGPLSAVVSTVEHMGEITGKSTIAWWILPLGGFGIVVGLATLGHKVMATVGTGITELTPSRGFAAQLATACTVVLASGTGLPISTTQTLVGAVLGVGFARGIAALNLGVVRNIVASWIVTLPAGALLAVVFFYAIQGMFIG from the coding sequence ATGGATATCCTTGCTAACTACGGCACTGTCCTGATTCTTATTGCAGCAGCTTTCGGTTTCTTGATGGCTATTGGTATTGGTGCGAATGACGTTGCGAACGCAATGGGCACCTCAGTAGGCTCAAAAGCTCTAACCGTTAAACAAGCGATCATTATCGCAATGATCTTTGAATTTGCTGGTGCTTATCTTGCTGGCGGTGAAGTTACCGATACTATCCGTAAAGGTGTTATCGAGACATCTCTATTCGCACACCAACCAGACGTACTTGTATTCGGCATGATGTCAGCGCTTCTTGCGGCTGGTACATGGCTTCTACTTGCTTCTTACATGGGTTGGCCGGTTTCAACAACACACTCAATCATCGGTGCTATCATCGGTTTCGCATGTGTGTCTGTTGGTACTGAAGCGGTAGACTGGGGAAGTGTTCAAGGTATTGTTGGTAGCTGGATCATTACTCCTGTTATCTCAGGTTTCTTTGCTTACGTTATCTTCGTAAGTGCTCAGCGCCTGATCTTTGATACTGAGAACCCACTGTTCAACGCTAAGCGTTTTGTTCCTGTGTACATGTTCATCACAACAATGGTGATCGCGCTAGTAACAATCAAGAAAGGTCTAAAGCACGTTGGTCTTCACCTAAGCAACACTGAAGCTTGGGTTTGGGCTGCTGGTGTTTCTGCGATTGTTATGGTTGGTGGCTACCTATACATCCAGAAGAAATTCGCTAACCGCGAAGAAGACCACAGCTTTGCTGGCGTAGAAGGTATCTTCTCTGTTCTTATGGTTATCACAGCGTGTGCGATGGCATTTGCTCACGGTTCAAACGACGTAGCTAACGCGATTGGTCCACTGTCTGCTGTTGTATCAACAGTTGAACACATGGGTGAAATCACAGGTAAGAGCACCATCGCATGGTGGATTCTACCTCTAGGTGGTTTTGGTATCGTTGTTGGTCTTGCAACACTTGGCCATAAAGTAATGGCAACAGTTGGTACTGGTATTACAGAGCTAACACCAAGCCGTGGTTTTGCAGCGCAACTAGCAACAGCATGTACCGTAGTTCTTGCTTCTGGTACTGGTCTACCAATCTCAACAACACAAACACTTGTTGGTGCTGTATTGGGTGTTGGTTTCGCTCGCGGTATCGCAGCTCTAAACCTTGGCGTAGTACGTAACATCGTTGCTTCTTGGATTGTAACACTGCCAGCAGGTGCACTGCTTGCGGTTGTATTCTTCTACGCAATTCAAGGTATGTTCATCGGCTAA
- a CDS encoding TIGR00153 family protein: protein MPVNTIMGLFAKSPIKPLQRHVVCVNECCSHLVNFFEVSSKGDWEKAAEIRAQISHLEKEADVLKREIRLKLPRGLFMPVDRTDMLELLTQQDKLANLAKDIAGRVYGRQLVIPAPLQENFIAYVKRCLDAANQAQNVINELDELLETGFKGREVTLVAEMIHQLDVIEDDTDAMQIELRQQLMAIEGDLNPVDIMFLYKILEWVGGIADQAQRVGARLEVMLSRS from the coding sequence ATGCCAGTAAATACAATTATGGGGTTATTTGCAAAGTCCCCAATTAAACCTTTGCAACGTCACGTTGTGTGTGTGAACGAATGTTGTTCTCACCTAGTTAACTTCTTTGAAGTATCTTCAAAGGGCGACTGGGAGAAGGCTGCTGAAATTCGTGCGCAGATTTCTCATCTTGAAAAAGAAGCAGATGTACTAAAACGTGAAATCCGCCTGAAACTTCCTCGCGGTTTGTTTATGCCCGTTGATCGCACCGATATGTTGGAGCTATTAACTCAGCAAGACAAACTTGCAAACCTAGCGAAAGACATCGCTGGCCGCGTTTACGGTCGTCAGCTTGTCATTCCTGCTCCTCTACAAGAGAATTTCATCGCTTACGTTAAACGTTGTCTAGATGCAGCGAACCAAGCACAAAACGTAATCAATGAACTTGATGAATTGCTTGAGACTGGCTTTAAAGGCCGTGAAGTAACACTTGTTGCTGAGATGATTCATCAGTTAGATGTAATCGAAGATGATACTGACGCGATGCAGATCGAACTACGCCAACAACTAATGGCAATTGAAGGCGATCTAAACCCTGTCGACATCATGTTCTTATACAAGATTCTTGAATGGGTCGGTGGTATTGCAGACCAAGCGCAGCGTGTTGGCGCTCGTCTTGAAGTAATGCTTTCTCGATCTTAA
- a CDS encoding CYTH and CHAD domain-containing protein, producing METEIELKFFVSPEFSETLRNKIAETKVLQHSCRELGNIYFDTPDNWLREHDTGLRIRRFDDVFVQTVKTAGRVVAGLHQRPEYNAEHDSNQPNLSLHPGDIWPAGKDIETLQSELVPLFSTNFTREQWLVGMPDGSQIEVAFDQGFVESGDMQEPICEVELELKSGQADALFTLSRQFCEQGGMRLGNLSKAAKGYRLAQGYQGDEVKPLALVDTDKNDTVESCFIQSLEHALSHWHYHEQIFTERQSIEALHEISHSLSFIRQTFTIYGGIVPRRASAILRQELKWLEQELEWLKSYDHFEDLLEDKGHVLRKLDARKFLVAELKEMQEQLPDREELLTLLSSARYTGLLLDLSRWILSRGWQPFLDEKAREQMARGIEWFSVKQLDRTWAELMEAFPPERVMTSQAYIDQQYRLMRNLYSGVGFASLYDADERNSFRLPWADMIQGIDDLLMLRTLAPLTDKLEGDEKDQLERWLARQEVSILHAMEQTRQISVEVEPYWQD from the coding sequence ATGGAAACCGAGATAGAACTGAAGTTTTTTGTTTCTCCTGAATTTTCAGAGACTTTACGCAATAAAATTGCTGAAACGAAGGTACTTCAGCACAGTTGTCGCGAGCTAGGTAACATCTATTTTGATACACCGGACAACTGGCTACGTGAGCACGATACGGGCTTGCGCATTCGACGCTTTGATGACGTATTTGTACAGACCGTAAAGACAGCGGGTCGTGTGGTCGCAGGGTTGCACCAAAGACCTGAGTACAATGCGGAGCATGATAGCAATCAACCGAATCTATCTCTTCACCCTGGCGATATTTGGCCAGCCGGTAAGGATATCGAGACACTGCAATCTGAATTGGTCCCTCTATTTTCGACTAACTTCACTCGCGAACAATGGCTGGTGGGGATGCCTGATGGCAGTCAGATTGAAGTGGCGTTTGACCAAGGCTTCGTGGAGTCTGGTGATATGCAAGAGCCTATCTGTGAGGTTGAGTTAGAGCTTAAATCTGGGCAGGCCGATGCACTATTTACTTTGTCGCGTCAGTTCTGTGAGCAGGGCGGTATGCGTTTGGGCAATCTGAGCAAGGCAGCAAAAGGCTATCGCCTAGCACAGGGTTACCAAGGTGATGAAGTTAAGCCTCTAGCGCTAGTTGATACCGATAAAAACGATACGGTTGAATCTTGCTTTATTCAGTCACTAGAGCATGCATTATCGCATTGGCATTATCATGAGCAGATCTTCACTGAGCGTCAGTCGATTGAAGCGCTGCATGAAATCAGTCACTCGTTGAGCTTTATTCGTCAAACTTTCACTATATACGGTGGCATTGTTCCGCGTCGCGCAAGCGCCATTCTTCGCCAAGAGCTTAAGTGGCTAGAGCAAGAGTTAGAGTGGCTAAAGAGTTACGATCATTTTGAAGACCTGCTTGAAGACAAAGGACATGTTCTACGCAAACTGGATGCGCGTAAGTTCTTGGTTGCTGAGCTTAAAGAGATGCAAGAACAACTGCCGGATCGTGAAGAACTATTAACGCTGTTAAGTTCGGCTCGTTATACCGGTTTGCTTTTGGACCTGAGCCGCTGGATTCTATCGCGCGGTTGGCAGCCATTCCTTGATGAGAAAGCGCGTGAGCAAATGGCACGTGGCATTGAATGGTTCTCAGTAAAACAGCTGGATCGCACTTGGGCTGAGCTGATGGAAGCCTTCCCGCCAGAGCGTGTAATGACAAGCCAAGCTTATATTGATCAGCAATATCGCTTAATGCGTAACCTCTATTCAGGCGTGGGCTTTGCAAGTCTATATGATGCTGATGAGCGCAACAGTTTCCGTTTACCTTGGGCGGATATGATCCAAGGTATTGATGACTTGCTGATGCTGAGAACGCTTGCCCCGCTAACAGATAAGTTAGAGGGCGATGAGAAAGATCAGTTGGAGCGTTGGCTGGCTCGCCAAGAGGTGTCTATCCTGCATGCGATGGAGCAGACGCGTCAGATAAGCGTTGAAGTTGAGCCATATTGGCAAGACTAA
- a CDS encoding potassium channel family protein yields the protein MLNSTKDTPKPMSLLSLILSFLALFVISGLLFAPIDNESKQVLIGLDFIICSVFLLQLTIDLFRSENKTSYLKVHWIDFLASIPMVEPLRFARIFQILRVILVLRSSKRIFRELFRNRKETTLASIILLLVLLLTIGAGTILLLEHKEPGANITTGHDALWWAFVTISTVGYGDHYPVTASGKLVASLVIVCGVGVFGMISGLITSLITEPTDSQNQRIESKDKKLDLILEQQQQILNRLDKLEQQIKK from the coding sequence ATGTTAAATAGTACCAAAGACACACCCAAGCCAATGAGCTTATTATCACTGATTCTCTCTTTCTTAGCGTTATTTGTGATCTCTGGCTTGTTGTTTGCGCCAATTGATAATGAATCTAAACAAGTTCTTATCGGCCTCGATTTTATAATCTGTAGTGTTTTTCTTCTGCAGCTCACAATTGATCTGTTTCGTTCAGAAAACAAAACGTCATACTTAAAAGTTCACTGGATCGATTTTCTAGCCAGTATTCCGATGGTAGAACCGCTACGCTTTGCACGTATCTTTCAGATACTACGGGTTATTTTGGTTCTGCGCTCAAGCAAACGGATTTTTAGAGAGCTGTTTCGCAATCGCAAAGAAACCACGCTCGCTTCCATCATTTTATTGTTAGTCCTGTTACTAACGATTGGCGCTGGAACCATTCTTTTGCTTGAACATAAAGAGCCGGGGGCGAACATCACAACTGGGCATGATGCATTGTGGTGGGCGTTTGTGACTATTAGTACCGTGGGTTATGGCGACCACTACCCCGTGACAGCATCAGGTAAGTTGGTTGCATCGCTGGTGATCGTTTGTGGTGTTGGTGTATTCGGTATGATCTCAGGTTTAATAACCTCATTAATCACCGAGCCAACCGATTCGCAAAATCAAAGAATCGAGAGTAAAGACAAGAAGCTCGACCTTATCCTCGAGCAGCAGCAACAGATACTCAATCGATTAGACAAGCTGGAACAGCAGATAAAAAAATAG
- a CDS encoding methyl-accepting chemotaxis protein, whose translation MTKLSFKPWERVISDVRLVPKMIMLMVFSTILIIAKQLWDASTFYDSLLAVTNSAQVAQEHYETYLVQVAWQTGLMIVAFVVLLLTAARVMLRQTQYLSDAIKTMADKNLSVPIHMDCKDEYGDVARELEKTRVQLNDMIKTQVASSDELFALTEVMTISMSETKESAQEEFNEIDQLATAMSEMTSTVQTVAEHAQNASSLTEQASGQALTGQKFVQGSVSKMSELSTDIAASAAAVNQVEERVDSIGSVVGTIQGISEQTNLLALNAAIEAARAGEAGRGFAVVADEVRNLAQRTQQATVEIQDMITHLQTSANSAVELMEKSVVEAAEGVDLVTNAGSELDGIVSQVNQINDMNFQIATAAGQQSSVAEEMNVNLTNVRELVEASVTVVGELLETSQIMQTNAEELDGKIKQFKV comes from the coding sequence ATGACCAAACTGTCATTCAAGCCGTGGGAAAGGGTAATCTCTGATGTTCGTCTCGTTCCAAAAATGATCATGCTAATGGTATTCAGTACCATTTTGATCATTGCTAAGCAGTTGTGGGATGCGAGCACATTCTATGATTCACTGCTTGCGGTAACGAACAGCGCACAAGTAGCACAAGAACACTACGAAACGTACCTAGTACAAGTGGCTTGGCAAACTGGCTTGATGATCGTGGCCTTTGTCGTTCTTCTTCTGACGGCTGCGCGCGTGATGCTGCGTCAGACGCAATACTTAAGCGACGCCATTAAAACCATGGCAGACAAAAACCTCTCTGTGCCAATCCATATGGACTGTAAAGATGAGTACGGTGATGTTGCGCGTGAGCTTGAGAAAACTCGCGTTCAACTGAATGACATGATCAAAACTCAAGTTGCTTCTTCGGATGAACTGTTTGCACTGACTGAAGTAATGACGATCAGTATGTCAGAGACGAAAGAGTCAGCGCAGGAAGAGTTCAACGAGATCGATCAGCTAGCGACAGCAATGAGCGAGATGACATCGACGGTTCAAACGGTCGCTGAGCATGCTCAGAATGCCTCTTCTCTAACAGAGCAAGCATCAGGCCAAGCATTAACCGGTCAAAAATTTGTACAAGGCTCTGTGTCTAAGATGAGCGAACTATCAACGGACATCGCAGCATCAGCAGCAGCGGTAAACCAAGTTGAAGAGCGTGTAGACTCAATTGGTAGCGTAGTGGGCACTATCCAAGGTATCTCAGAGCAGACCAACCTTCTTGCATTGAACGCGGCAATCGAGGCTGCGCGTGCAGGTGAGGCAGGTCGCGGCTTTGCGGTGGTCGCTGATGAAGTACGTAATCTAGCGCAACGCACTCAACAAGCAACGGTTGAGATTCAAGACATGATCACCCATCTGCAAACCAGTGCTAACTCAGCGGTTGAGCTGATGGAGAAGAGTGTTGTAGAAGCGGCTGAAGGCGTTGATTTGGTCACCAACGCTGGCTCTGAGCTTGATGGCATTGTGAGCCAAGTAAATCAGATTAATGACATGAACTTCCAAATTGCGACTGCAGCAGGGCAGCAGAGCAGCGTGGCGGAAGAGATGAATGTCAACCTAACCAATGTTCGAGAGCTAGTAGAAGCGTCAGTAACCGTGGTTGGTGAGCTTCTGGAAACCTCACAAATCATGCAAACCAATGCCGAAGAGCTTGATGGTAAGATTAAGCAATTCAAGGTCTAA
- the glnE gene encoding bifunctional [glutamate--ammonia ligase]-adenylyl-L-tyrosine phosphorylase/[glutamate--ammonia-ligase] adenylyltransferase, which yields MQLPASLTQHSQSALENLLEHQGDAISTWSPQYQEQLKYVLGLSSFVGDCLQRDSELARVLPTILECEERAEGYRDRLAALLSECQDEMSGQRVLRQFRNREMSYIAWRDFTASWPLEQSLAHLSMLAEAMIFETYQWQYNICCKEWGTPCNAQGEAQPMLIIGMGKLGGGELNFSSDIDLIFTYPENGETQGARRSIANAQFFTRLGQRIIKALDQQTFDGFCYRVDMRLRPFGESGPLVMSYAALEDYYQEQGRDWERYAMVKARVMGREMYPEYQELRQMLRPFVFRRYIDFSAIQSLRRMKSMISSEVRRRGLSNNIKLGPGGIREVEFIAQVFQLIRGGREPSLRDRGLLHTLEAIDSLKLLESGEVAHLRDAYLFLRRLENLLQAMADKQTQTLPDNEQEQLQLAIAMQFESWQELIDETRQHMANVHVVFEELIGVEEEEANPIASHFSELWDMAHKQDVIEHVLETDIDAVDPQKAANTIIQFKADLAKKTLGPRGREVLNRLMPKVFQALYTNKDAEFGLSRVLHLLHKIVTRTTYLELLDEHPAALTQLVRLCTASPMISEQLGRYPILLDELIDPQQLYNPVPLESYKTELRDYLARIPEDDMEQQMEGLRQFKQTCILRIAAADIAGVLPVMKVSDHLTYLAEAIVEAGVNQAWLQVSAKYGEPTHIKDREGRGFAVVGYGKVGGWELGYNSDLDIVFMHDCPVHVYTDGKKEIDGRQFYLRLAQRIIHIFSTRTASGILYEVDTRLRPSGASGLLVSPTDAFDEYQHNEAWTWEHQALTRARMIYGDEPLALAFNKTRHEVLCLERDGDSLKQEVLKMREKMRDHLGGKKSDRFMLKQDNGGITDVEFLAQYLVLRYSHEKPKLTRWCDNVRIFESLMSQGIMDEPQAMALTHAYTTLRDEIHHRNLLNLDADVAMDKFEQERALVTQAWQQWMLAE from the coding sequence ATGCAATTGCCTGCTTCACTTACTCAGCACTCTCAATCGGCTTTAGAAAACCTGCTTGAACATCAAGGGGACGCGATTTCGACTTGGTCTCCCCAATATCAAGAACAACTGAAATATGTCCTAGGGTTGAGCAGTTTTGTCGGCGACTGTTTGCAACGTGATAGCGAATTAGCTCGCGTCTTACCTACAATACTTGAGTGTGAAGAGCGCGCTGAGGGCTATCGAGATAGGCTAGCGGCCCTGTTATCTGAATGCCAAGACGAGATGAGCGGTCAACGTGTACTGCGTCAGTTTCGCAATCGAGAAATGTCCTACATCGCTTGGCGTGATTTTACTGCGTCTTGGCCGCTAGAGCAGAGCCTGGCTCACCTTTCAATGCTTGCTGAAGCGATGATTTTTGAAACCTATCAGTGGCAATACAACATCTGTTGCAAAGAATGGGGCACGCCTTGTAATGCGCAAGGAGAAGCGCAACCTATGTTGATCATTGGTATGGGTAAGCTAGGGGGCGGTGAGTTGAACTTCTCCTCGGATATCGATCTGATTTTTACCTACCCAGAAAACGGTGAGACACAAGGTGCTCGTCGCAGCATCGCCAATGCGCAGTTTTTCACGCGTCTTGGGCAACGCATCATCAAAGCGCTCGACCAGCAAACCTTTGATGGCTTCTGCTACCGCGTCGACATGCGACTGCGTCCATTTGGTGAAAGTGGTCCATTGGTCATGAGTTACGCAGCGCTTGAGGATTATTATCAAGAGCAAGGGCGAGACTGGGAGCGCTACGCGATGGTTAAAGCTCGTGTCATGGGACGCGAGATGTACCCTGAATATCAAGAGCTACGCCAAATGTTGCGCCCATTTGTTTTCCGCCGCTACATCGATTTCAGCGCGATTCAGTCACTACGTAGAATGAAGTCGATGATCAGCAGTGAAGTGCGTCGTCGCGGTTTATCAAACAACATTAAACTCGGCCCTGGCGGGATCCGTGAGGTGGAGTTTATTGCGCAAGTTTTCCAACTGATTCGCGGTGGTCGAGAGCCAAGCTTACGAGACCGTGGTCTATTGCACACCCTTGAAGCCATCGATAGCTTGAAACTTTTAGAGTCTGGCGAAGTTGCACACCTGAGAGACGCTTACCTGTTCTTGCGCCGTCTAGAAAACCTGTTGCAGGCGATGGCAGACAAACAAACCCAAACTCTGCCGGATAATGAGCAAGAGCAGCTGCAACTTGCAATCGCAATGCAGTTCGAAAGCTGGCAAGAACTGATAGATGAGACTCGCCAACACATGGCTAATGTTCACGTGGTATTTGAAGAGCTTATCGGTGTAGAAGAAGAGGAAGCGAACCCAATCGCGAGTCACTTTAGCGAGCTGTGGGATATGGCACATAAGCAAGATGTGATTGAGCATGTCTTGGAGACCGACATAGACGCGGTTGACCCACAGAAAGCCGCCAATACCATTATTCAGTTCAAGGCTGATCTCGCGAAGAAAACGTTAGGCCCTCGAGGACGTGAGGTGCTTAATCGACTGATGCCTAAAGTATTCCAAGCTCTGTACACCAATAAAGATGCGGAGTTTGGTTTATCACGTGTGCTGCACCTGCTACATAAAATCGTTACGCGAACTACTTACCTAGAGCTGCTTGATGAGCATCCAGCGGCACTGACTCAATTGGTACGCCTGTGTACCGCGAGTCCGATGATTTCAGAGCAGTTAGGGCGCTACCCAATCCTACTTGATGAATTGATTGACCCTCAGCAGCTTTATAATCCGGTGCCATTAGAGTCTTACAAAACGGAGCTTCGTGATTACCTTGCTCGCATTCCAGAAGATGACATGGAACAGCAGATGGAAGGCCTGCGTCAATTTAAGCAGACCTGTATCTTAAGAATCGCTGCCGCGGATATTGCTGGCGTGTTGCCTGTGATGAAGGTGAGTGACCACTTAACCTACTTAGCCGAAGCGATTGTTGAAGCTGGGGTTAACCAAGCTTGGCTGCAAGTGTCTGCGAAATATGGTGAGCCGACCCACATTAAAGACCGTGAGGGACGTGGCTTTGCGGTTGTTGGTTACGGAAAAGTTGGTGGTTGGGAGCTTGGGTATAACTCAGACTTGGATATTGTCTTCATGCATGACTGCCCAGTGCATGTGTACACTGATGGCAAAAAAGAGATTGATGGTCGTCAATTCTATCTGCGACTGGCACAGCGCATTATTCATATCTTCTCGACTCGCACAGCCTCCGGCATTCTTTATGAAGTTGATACTCGCTTACGACCTTCAGGGGCGTCTGGGCTGTTAGTAAGCCCAACCGATGCCTTTGACGAGTACCAGCATAACGAAGCATGGACGTGGGAGCACCAAGCCCTTACTCGTGCACGTATGATTTACGGCGATGAGCCTTTAGCATTGGCGTTTAACAAGACTCGTCACGAAGTACTGTGTCTTGAGCGTGATGGCGACAGCCTCAAACAAGAAGTGCTTAAGATGCGTGAAAAAATGCGCGACCATTTAGGTGGCAAGAAAAGCGATCGCTTCATGTTGAAACAAGACAATGGCGGTATTACCGACGTTGAATTTCTTGCTCAGTACTTAGTACTAAGATACAGCCATGAGAAACCTAAGCTGACGCGTTGGTGTGACAATGTTCGTATCTTTGAGAGCCTAATGTCACAGGGCATTATGGATGAACCACAAGCAATGGCACTTACGCATGCTTATACCACGCTGCGTGATGAGATTCATCACCGTAACTTGCTCAACCTTGATGCTGACGTTGCGATGGATAAGTTTGAGCAAGAGAGAGCGCTTGTAACTCAGGCTTGGCAGCAGTGGATGCTGGCCGAGTAG
- the hldE gene encoding bifunctional D-glycero-beta-D-manno-heptose-7-phosphate kinase/D-glycero-beta-D-manno-heptose 1-phosphate adenylyltransferase HldE yields the protein MKPILPDYSQSGVLIVGDVMLDRYWYGPTGRISPEAPVPVVKVENNEERPGGAANVAMNIASLGGHAHIVGLTGKDEPAQVLKNTLSALKVNCDFVELEDYPTITKLRVMSRGQQLIRLDFEDKFENTDPELVLSRMEQALPNVRSVILSDYAKGALEHVQSFIQKARSANVPVFIDPKGADFERYRGATLLTPNMAEFELVAGKVKSEEELVAKGLALIEEFDFDALLVTRSEHGMTLLRKGQEPFHLPTQAKEVYDVTGAGDTVISVLAASVAAGKPLDEACALANAAAGVVVGKLGTSTLSMIELAEAVHGSQDTDYGVISEAALIEAVKRARAKGEKVVMTNGCFDILHAGHVSYMNHAAELGDRLIVAVNTDESVKRLKGPGRPVNPTDRRMAVLAGLGAVDWVVPFSEDTPQRLISEVLPSILVKGGDYKPEEIAGGAEVIAAGGEVKVLNFEDGCSTTEIIEAIKGGRG from the coding sequence ATGAAACCTATTCTACCTGACTACAGCCAATCGGGCGTGTTGATTGTCGGTGATGTGATGCTAGACCGTTACTGGTATGGCCCTACCGGTCGTATTTCACCAGAAGCGCCAGTACCCGTAGTAAAAGTAGAGAATAACGAAGAGCGTCCAGGTGGTGCAGCTAACGTGGCAATGAACATTGCATCGCTAGGCGGCCATGCGCATATCGTTGGTTTAACGGGTAAAGATGAGCCTGCACAAGTACTTAAGAACACACTGAGTGCACTTAAAGTTAACTGTGATTTTGTTGAGCTAGAAGATTACCCAACCATCACTAAGCTACGTGTGATGAGCCGCGGCCAACAACTGATTCGTCTAGACTTTGAAGACAAATTTGAGAACACTGACCCTGAGTTGGTTCTGTCTCGTATGGAGCAAGCGCTACCTAATGTACGCTCTGTTATCCTGTCTGATTACGCGAAAGGTGCACTTGAGCACGTACAGAGCTTTATTCAGAAAGCACGTTCAGCAAATGTCCCTGTGTTTATTGACCCCAAAGGTGCGGATTTTGAACGCTACCGTGGCGCAACACTACTGACGCCAAATATGGCGGAATTCGAGCTAGTTGCGGGTAAAGTGAAATCAGAAGAGGAGCTAGTGGCAAAAGGCTTAGCTCTTATCGAAGAGTTCGACTTTGATGCGCTGCTTGTTACTCGTAGTGAACACGGTATGACTTTACTGCGTAAGGGCCAAGAACCTTTCCACCTACCAACGCAAGCAAAAGAAGTATACGACGTGACGGGTGCCGGCGATACGGTAATCTCTGTACTTGCGGCTTCTGTTGCTGCTGGCAAGCCACTTGATGAAGCGTGTGCATTGGCAAATGCAGCGGCAGGTGTTGTTGTTGGTAAGCTGGGTACGTCGACGCTTTCTATGATTGAGTTAGCAGAAGCGGTACATGGTAGCCAAGATACAGATTACGGTGTGATTTCAGAGGCGGCTCTGATTGAAGCGGTGAAACGTGCACGTGCAAAAGGCGAGAAAGTGGTTATGACTAACGGCTGTTTCGATATCCTTCATGCAGGTCATGTTTCTTACATGAACCATGCAGCTGAGTTAGGTGACCGCTTGATTGTTGCTGTGAACACTGATGAGTCTGTTAAGCGCTTGAAAGGCCCAGGCCGTCCTGTGAACCCAACTGATCGTCGTATGGCGGTTCTTGCAGGCTTAGGTGCCGTAGACTGGGTTGTACCTTTCTCTGAAGATACGCCACAGCGCCTAATCTCTGAGGTGCTACCGAGCATCTTGGTTAAGGGTGGTGATTACAAGCCAGAAGAGATTGCTGGTGGCGCTGAAGTGATTGCTGCAGGTGGTGAAGTGAAAGTACTGAACTTTGAAGATGGCTGCTCAACCACTGAGATCATTGAAGCGATCAAAGGCGGTCGTGGATAA